A genomic window from Flavobacterium sp. I3-2 includes:
- a CDS encoding serine hydrolase domain-containing protein, protein MKKNIYTLIFFISFVLTTFSQTFNLRKTDAFIEFIEINDRAIGNVSIYQNGKEIYQRKFGNNEMNRSNDSYRIASVTKLITATLIFKLIEEEKLSLNDSLINYFPEIKQSNKITIEQMLSHTSGLGDVNFRGKDPFWLQYREYSKDEILQNIVIEDLLFEPGTDLSYSNSAYFLLGQILEKKYNLPYSEIIEQNITKPLNLKTLKAGTAERKNVYPSLKYKNGKWILENEKFYINSLGFGDITASTNDLNIFINALFDGKIISQKSVEMMKPKGNIFFGLGMYATPYYENIFLGHGGDSFGSHTFLGYNEKDKTSIAININGNRNSKSDFYVGIINSLYDAKIPYPIYLNDAILNKYVGIYECENYPFPIKIFNENGDLFGEGQAEGQISFPLQPTSEKTFKYHVQVEFVPEENKMIFIENDETYTFYNKSKK, encoded by the coding sequence ATGAAAAAAAATATCTATACTTTAATTTTCTTTATTTCATTTGTATTAACAACTTTTTCGCAAACTTTCAATTTGAGAAAAACAGATGCGTTTATTGAATTTATAGAAATTAATGACCGTGCTATTGGTAACGTTTCTATTTATCAAAACGGTAAAGAAATCTACCAACGTAAATTTGGAAATAACGAAATGAATCGTTCTAATGATTCATATCGAATTGCTTCTGTAACTAAATTGATTACAGCTACTTTAATTTTTAAATTAATCGAAGAAGAAAAATTAAGTTTAAATGATTCACTAATAAATTATTTTCCTGAAATCAAACAAAGTAATAAAATTACTATTGAACAAATGTTGAGTCACACCAGTGGTTTGGGAGATGTTAATTTTAGAGGAAAAGACCCATTTTGGCTACAATATCGAGAATATTCAAAAGACGAAATTTTACAAAATATCGTAATCGAAGATTTATTATTTGAACCTGGAACTGATTTATCCTATTCAAATTCAGCCTATTTTTTATTAGGTCAAATTTTAGAAAAAAAGTATAACTTACCTTATTCAGAAATTATTGAACAAAACATAACAAAACCGCTAAATCTAAAAACCTTAAAAGCAGGAACTGCAGAACGTAAAAATGTATATCCATCTTTAAAATATAAAAATGGAAAATGGATTTTAGAAAATGAGAAATTTTATATCAATTCTTTAGGTTTCGGAGATATAACAGCTTCTACAAACGATTTAAATATCTTTATAAATGCTTTGTTTGACGGAAAAATCATAAGTCAAAAATCAGTTGAGATGATGAAACCAAAAGGAAATATATTTTTTGGATTAGGTATGTATGCAACACCTTATTATGAAAATATTTTTTTAGGACATGGTGGAGATAGTTTTGGAAGTCATACATTTCTGGGATATAATGAAAAAGATAAAACTTCAATCGCAATAAACATCAACGGTAATAGAAATAGTAAAAGTGATTTTTACGTAGGAATTATAAATAGTTTATACGATGCTAAAATTCCGTATCCAATTTATTTAAATGATGCTATTTTAAATAAATATGTAGGAATTTATGAATGTGAAAATTACCCATTTCCTATTAAAATATTTAATGAAAATGGAGATTTATTTGGAGAAGGTCAAGCTGAAGGGCAAATTTCATTTCCATTACAACCAACTTCAGAAAAAACATTTAAATATCATGTTCAAGTTGAATTTGTGCCTGAAGAAAACAAAATGATTTTTATTGAAAATGATGAAACATACACATTTTATAACAAAAGTAAAAAATAA
- the lpdA gene encoding dihydrolipoyl dehydrogenase yields the protein MKFDIIVLGSGPGGYVTAIRASQLGFKVAVVEKENLGGICLNWGCIPTKALLKSAQVFDYLKHASDYGLTISGEVDKDFNAVIARSRGVAEGMSKGVQFLMKKNKIEVIDGFGKVKPGKKVDVTKADGSVIELAADHIIIATGARSRELPNLPQDGKKVIGYRQAMTLAEQPKKMIVVGSGAIGVEFAHFYNSMGTDVTIVEFMPNIVPVEDEDISKQFERSLKKSGIKIMTNSSVEKVDTTGEGVKAFVKTAKGEEILEADVLLSAVGIKSNIENIGLEETGIATDRDKILVNDFYQTNIPGYYAIGDVVPGQALAHVASAEGILCVEKIAGLHVEPLDYGNIPGCTYATPEIASVGMTEKKAKEAGYEIKVGKFPFSASGKAKAAGTPDGFVKVIFDAKYGEWLGCHMIGAGVTDMIAEAVVARKLETTGHEILKAVHPHPTMSEAVMEAVAEAYGEVIHL from the coding sequence ATGAAATTCGATATTATTGTATTAGGAAGTGGCCCTGGAGGTTATGTAACTGCAATTAGAGCTTCTCAATTAGGCTTTAAAGTTGCTGTTGTTGAAAAAGAAAATTTAGGTGGAATTTGCTTAAACTGGGGATGTATTCCTACAAAAGCATTATTAAAATCAGCTCAAGTTTTTGATTATTTAAAACACGCTTCTGATTATGGTTTAACAATTTCTGGTGAAGTTGATAAAGATTTTAACGCAGTAATTGCACGTTCTCGTGGAGTTGCTGAAGGAATGAGCAAAGGAGTTCAATTCTTAATGAAAAAAAATAAAATCGAAGTTATCGACGGTTTTGGAAAAGTAAAACCAGGTAAAAAAGTTGATGTAACTAAAGCTGATGGTTCGGTTATCGAATTAGCTGCTGACCATATTATTATTGCAACTGGTGCACGTTCTCGCGAATTACCTAATTTACCTCAAGATGGGAAAAAAGTAATTGGTTACCGCCAAGCAATGACTTTAGCTGAACAACCAAAGAAAATGATTGTGGTTGGTTCTGGAGCTATCGGTGTTGAGTTTGCTCATTTCTATAATTCAATGGGAACAGATGTTACGATTGTTGAGTTTATGCCAAACATCGTTCCGGTTGAAGACGAAGATATCTCTAAACAATTCGAGCGTTCTTTAAAGAAATCTGGAATTAAAATCATGACAAATTCATCTGTTGAAAAAGTTGACACAACTGGTGAAGGCGTTAAAGCTTTCGTTAAAACAGCTAAAGGTGAAGAAATTTTAGAAGCTGATGTTTTATTATCTGCTGTTGGAATTAAATCTAACATCGAAAATATTGGTTTAGAAGAAACAGGAATCGCTACAGATAGAGATAAAATCTTAGTTAACGATTTCTACCAAACAAATATTCCAGGTTATTACGCAATTGGAGATGTTGTTCCTGGACAAGCTTTAGCACACGTTGCTTCTGCTGAAGGAATTTTATGTGTTGAGAAAATCGCTGGTTTACATGTTGAACCTTTAGATTACGGAAACATTCCAGGTTGTACCTATGCAACTCCAGAAATTGCTTCTGTTGGTATGACAGAGAAAAAAGCTAAAGAAGCTGGATATGAAATTAAAGTAGGAAAATTCCCATTCTCTGCATCAGGAAAAGCGAAAGCCGCTGGAACTCCAGACGGATTTGTAAAAGTTATTTTCGATGCTAAATATGGCGAATGGTTAGGTTGCCACATGATTGGTGCTGGTGTTACAGATATGATTGCTGAAGCAGTTGTAGCTCGTAAATTAGAAACTACAGGACACGAAATCTTAAAAGCAGTTCACCCTCACCCTACCATGTCTGAAGCTGTTATGGAAGCAGTTGCAGAAGCTTACGGTGAAGTTATTCACTTATAA
- a CDS encoding chloride channel protein produces the protein MLARTFRYFEGALYLLKSVLTDRQFLYLSCVIVGVSSALAVIVLKTFAHSVHKFASNIDSYLKLPYLNSILPIVGILLTVFIIRKFLDGSIEKGTSQIMIAVAKKSGIMPRKQMYAQILTSSLTVGMGGSAGLESPITITGAAFGSNFAQNYRLNYKDRTLLLACGVAAGIAAAFNAPIAGVLFAIEVILADMSVTAFIPIMISSATGAIISNVILKEDILLSFKNQLNFTYDNIFYYVLLGVFTGLFAVYHARMFRRVEHKMANAKLKPYRKALVGASILGILIFLFPTLFGEGYDSIKALADNKAGNILENSLIENFKKNQWIVLLFVTATVLIKSVATGLTLGSGGNGGNFAPSLFVGSYLGFILSKFISLIGLKELPINNFTIVGMAGVLSGLFHAPLTAIFLIAEITGGYGLLLPLLIVSSISFAICKRFEKYSMDIIGIADKGIVFTSDKDKNLLNRIELQNIIKNDVETISDSANIYEVKRIFSETHQTFIPVLNADKNIVGIIYLDAVRKFIFSGFQIKFTNYKDVIQAAPTCSITENTGNVIKEMDENKNIHMLLTRENKYLGYVDKTTILEVYRENLKNLRIE, from the coding sequence ATGCTTGCAAGAACCTTCAGATATTTTGAAGGCGCTTTATATTTACTCAAATCGGTTTTAACAGACCGACAATTTTTGTATTTATCGTGTGTGATTGTAGGTGTTTCATCAGCTTTAGCTGTAATTGTACTTAAAACATTCGCACACTCAGTTCATAAATTTGCTTCAAATATCGATAGCTATTTAAAACTTCCTTATTTAAATAGTATTTTACCAATAGTCGGAATTCTACTAACTGTTTTTATCATCCGAAAATTTTTAGACGGTTCTATCGAAAAAGGAACAAGCCAAATTATGATTGCGGTTGCAAAAAAATCTGGAATAATGCCACGCAAACAAATGTATGCGCAAATTCTTACAAGTTCCTTAACTGTTGGTATGGGTGGTTCAGCTGGATTAGAATCTCCGATTACCATCACCGGAGCAGCTTTTGGTTCTAACTTTGCTCAAAATTACCGTTTAAATTACAAAGACAGAACGCTATTACTTGCTTGCGGTGTTGCAGCTGGAATTGCAGCTGCATTTAACGCACCTATTGCTGGAGTGCTTTTTGCAATCGAAGTTATTTTAGCAGATATGAGCGTTACAGCTTTCATTCCTATTATGATTTCGTCTGCAACTGGCGCAATCATATCGAATGTTATTCTTAAAGAAGATATTTTACTTTCATTCAAAAATCAATTAAACTTTACGTACGATAATATTTTCTATTACGTTTTATTAGGTGTTTTTACTGGACTTTTTGCCGTTTATCATGCCAGAATGTTCCGTAGAGTGGAACATAAAATGGCAAATGCTAAACTTAAACCTTACCGAAAAGCTTTAGTCGGAGCTTCGATTTTAGGTATTTTAATTTTCTTATTTCCGACTTTATTTGGTGAAGGTTACGACAGTATCAAAGCACTCGCAGATAATAAAGCAGGAAACATTCTAGAAAATTCATTGATCGAAAACTTCAAAAAAAACCAATGGATTGTTTTGCTTTTTGTAACTGCAACGGTTTTAATTAAATCGGTTGCAACTGGTTTAACTTTAGGAAGCGGCGGAAACGGTGGTAACTTCGCTCCTTCTCTATTTGTTGGTTCGTATTTAGGATTTATTTTATCAAAATTTATATCATTAATCGGTCTGAAAGAATTACCAATTAATAATTTTACAATTGTTGGAATGGCTGGAGTTCTAAGTGGTTTATTCCATGCTCCGTTAACAGCGATTTTCTTAATTGCTGAAATTACAGGCGGTTACGGATTATTACTTCCTTTATTAATTGTTTCATCGATTAGTTTTGCGATTTGTAAGCGTTTTGAAAAATATTCGATGGATATTATCGGAATTGCAGATAAAGGAATTGTTTTTACTTCTGACAAAGATAAAAATCTTTTAAACCGAATCGAACTTCAGAATATCATAAAAAACGATGTTGAAACCATTTCTGATTCAGCTAATATTTATGAGGTAAAACGTATTTTTTCAGAAACACATCAAACATTTATTCCGGTATTAAATGCGGATAAAAATATCGTTGGAATCATTTATTTAGATGCTGTTCGGAAATTTATTTTCAGTGGTTTTCAAATTAAATTCACCAATTACAAAGATGTTATTCAGGCTGCTCCTACTTGCTCGATTACAGAAAATACAGGAAATGTAATTAAAGAAATGGATGAAAATAAAAACATTCATATGCTTTTAACTCGAGAAAATAAATATTTAGGTTATGTCGATAAAACAACTATTTTGGAAGTTTATCGTGAAAATCTGAAAAATTTACGAATCGAATAA
- the menD gene encoding 2-succinyl-5-enolpyruvyl-6-hydroxy-3-cyclohexene-1-carboxylic-acid synthase, with protein sequence MKYPEIPLAQSILQICKAKGLKNIIISPGSRNAPLTIGFSIDPFFNCYSIVDERCAAFFALGIAQQNHEPAVLVCTSGSALLNYYPAIAEAFYSQIPLIVISADRPTSKIDIGDGQTIRQRNVFENHSLFNANLEDQASSKNDLLIQEAIQISYSQKGPVHINAPFEEPLYNTIDEPTYESHIVNYKPERKPVIDFNLYREVFQNTKKKLVLIGVQNPDLLSEEIIQKLGNDPSVVVMTEITSNVHHPNFVSNIDTLITTFSEDDYLNFQPELLITIGGMIVSKRIKALLRKYKPKAHWHVDELRAYDTFQSLTNKLECQPQTFFKAVYDDSNFASSTYNFSIQNIMKNRAIGHEKYVKEIPYSDFMVFDYIWKQFPDNILLQISNSSAIRYAQLFRTPKDIDVFCNRGTSGIDGSTSTAIGAAVTNKKPTVLITGDISFLYDSNALWNNYIPENFKIILLNNGGGGIFRILPGHNETPVFNTFFETEHCLTAEHLAKMYRFDYETISNENDLKTKLKSFFEKKNKTILEIFTPTKINQNILKQYFNSFNY encoded by the coding sequence ATGAAATATCCTGAAATTCCTTTAGCTCAAAGTATTTTACAAATCTGCAAAGCCAAAGGTCTAAAAAATATAATCATATCACCAGGATCGAGAAATGCTCCGTTAACCATCGGATTTTCTATCGATCCTTTTTTTAATTGTTACAGCATTGTCGATGAACGTTGTGCTGCTTTTTTTGCTTTAGGAATTGCTCAACAAAATCACGAACCTGCTGTTTTAGTTTGTACTTCGGGCTCAGCTTTATTAAATTATTATCCAGCAATTGCTGAGGCTTTTTATAGTCAAATTCCTTTAATTGTAATTTCTGCAGATCGCCCAACCAGCAAAATCGATATTGGCGATGGACAAACAATTAGACAACGAAATGTTTTTGAAAACCACTCGTTGTTTAATGCAAATTTAGAAGACCAAGCTTCTTCTAAAAATGATTTGTTGATTCAAGAAGCTATTCAAATTTCATATTCGCAAAAAGGACCTGTTCATATCAATGCACCTTTTGAAGAACCTTTGTATAACACAATTGATGAACCAACTTACGAATCGCATATTGTAAATTACAAACCAGAACGTAAACCAGTAATCGATTTCAATTTATATCGTGAAGTTTTTCAAAATACAAAGAAAAAATTAGTTTTGATAGGCGTTCAAAATCCTGATTTATTAAGTGAAGAAATTATTCAAAAATTAGGAAATGATCCTTCTGTGGTTGTGATGACCGAAATTACTTCAAATGTTCATCATCCCAATTTTGTTTCAAATATCGACACCTTAATTACAACATTTTCTGAAGATGATTATTTAAATTTTCAACCGGAATTATTGATTACAATAGGTGGAATGATAGTGTCTAAACGCATCAAAGCTTTATTAAGAAAATACAAACCAAAAGCACATTGGCATGTTGATGAACTTAGAGCTTATGATACTTTTCAATCTTTGACGAATAAATTAGAATGTCAACCGCAAACTTTTTTTAAAGCGGTTTATGATGATTCAAACTTTGCATCAAGTACATATAATTTTTCGATTCAAAACATTATGAAAAATCGAGCAATTGGTCATGAAAAATATGTAAAAGAAATTCCATATTCAGATTTTATGGTTTTTGATTACATTTGGAAACAATTTCCAGATAACATTCTACTACAAATCAGTAATAGTTCTGCCATTAGATACGCACAATTATTTAGAACTCCAAAAGATATCGATGTGTTTTGTAATCGAGGAACAAGCGGAATTGACGGATCAACCTCAACAGCAATTGGAGCAGCGGTAACTAATAAAAAACCGACTGTTTTGATAACCGGTGATATTAGTTTTCTATATGATAGCAATGCACTTTGGAATAATTACATTCCTGAAAATTTTAAAATCATATTACTAAATAATGGCGGTGGAGGTATCTTTAGAATCCTTCCTGGACATAACGAAACTCCTGTTTTTAATACGTTTTTTGAAACTGAACATTGTTTAACGGCTGAACATTTAGCAAAGATGTATCGTTTTGATTATGAAACAATTTCTAATGAAAATGACTTAAAAACAAAATTAAAATCTTTTTTCGAAAAGAAAAACAAAACTATTTTAGAGATTTTTACTCCAACAAAAATAAATCAAAACATTCTAAAACAATACTTTAACTCTTTTAATTATTAG
- a CDS encoding DUF4197 domain-containing protein: protein MKKIILPVLSIMFLSSCAELQQATKQLNEMQGQTQNGAIGQTQIANALKEALELGISKQVVNLTKTNGFYNNSLVKIPVPQELQKVEKALRAAGLGSLADEGIKAMNNAASVAVKEATPIFVDAIKDMTITDAKNILMGGNNAATQYLQKSTTKSLYGKFNPIIKSSFNKVGADKVWKEIITTYNTLPMVQKVNPDLTDYVTNEALDGVFTMIGKEEVDIRTNINSRSTNLLKSVFAMQDKK, encoded by the coding sequence ATGAAAAAAATAATATTACCTGTCTTAAGCATTATGTTTTTATCAAGTTGTGCAGAGTTACAACAAGCAACAAAACAATTAAATGAAATGCAAGGTCAAACTCAAAATGGAGCAATTGGTCAAACTCAAATAGCAAATGCGTTAAAAGAAGCTTTAGAATTAGGAATTTCAAAACAAGTAGTTAATTTAACTAAGACCAATGGATTTTACAACAATTCTTTAGTTAAAATACCAGTTCCTCAAGAACTTCAAAAAGTTGAAAAAGCTTTGCGAGCAGCTGGTTTAGGTAGTTTAGCAGACGAAGGAATCAAAGCGATGAATAATGCAGCAAGCGTAGCAGTAAAAGAAGCAACTCCAATTTTTGTTGATGCTATCAAAGACATGACCATCACGGATGCAAAAAATATTTTAATGGGTGGAAATAACGCAGCAACTCAATATTTACAAAAATCGACAACAAAATCATTATATGGAAAATTTAATCCAATTATAAAATCTTCATTCAATAAAGTGGGTGCTGATAAAGTTTGGAAAGAAATTATCACAACATACAACACTTTACCGATGGTTCAAAAAGTTAATCCAGATTTAACAGATTACGTTACTAACGAAGCTTTAGACGGTGTTTTCACCATGATCGGAAAAGAAGAAGTTGATATTAGAACAAACATAAATTCAAGATCTACAAATTTGTTAAAATCTGTTTTTGCAATGCAAGATAAAAAATAG
- the glmM gene encoding phosphoglucosamine mutase — MTLIKSISGIRGTIGGIVGDNLTPVDAVKFASAYGTFLKNNISKDKLKVVIGRDARISGPMIHNLVVNTLIGLGIDVIDLGLSTTPTVEIAVPLEKADGGIILTASHNPKQWNALKLLNAKGEFLSGADGAVILEIAESEAFVFSEVDDLGTITPITNYMDKHIDEILNLKLVDVDAVKVKKFKVVVDGVNSSGGIVIPDLLEKMGVEVVKLYCEPNGHFPHNPEPLKEHLGDICKLVVEEKADFGIVVDPDVDRLAFISNDGEMFGEEYTLVAVADYVLSKTPGNTVSNMSSSRALRDITEKHNGSYKASAVGEVNVVEMMKATNAVIGGEGNGGIIYPETHYGRDSLVGVALFLTHLANMDLTVAELRASYPQYFMSKNKIELTPSIDVDLILEKMAEKYANEEITTIDGVKIDFAENWAHLRKSNTEPIIRIYTEAKTQELADALALKVIAEIKEIAGL, encoded by the coding sequence ATGACATTAATAAAATCTATTTCAGGAATTAGAGGAACAATTGGAGGGATTGTTGGTGATAATTTAACTCCTGTTGATGCAGTAAAATTTGCATCGGCATATGGAACTTTCTTGAAGAATAATATATCAAAAGATAAATTAAAAGTTGTAATTGGTAGAGATGCTCGTATTTCTGGTCCAATGATTCATAATTTGGTTGTGAATACGTTAATCGGATTAGGAATTGATGTAATTGATTTAGGATTATCAACTACGCCAACAGTTGAGATTGCTGTTCCGTTAGAAAAAGCGGATGGTGGAATTATTTTAACAGCTTCTCACAATCCAAAACAATGGAATGCTTTAAAATTATTAAATGCTAAAGGTGAATTTTTAAGTGGTGCCGATGGTGCTGTGATTTTAGAAATCGCTGAATCTGAAGCTTTTGTTTTTTCTGAAGTTGATGATTTAGGTACAATTACTCCAATCACAAATTATATGGACAAGCATATTGACGAAATTTTAAATTTAAAATTAGTTGATGTTGATGCTGTTAAAGTTAAGAAATTTAAAGTTGTTGTTGATGGAGTAAATTCGTCTGGTGGAATTGTGATTCCTGATTTATTAGAAAAAATGGGCGTTGAAGTTGTGAAATTATATTGCGAACCAAACGGACATTTTCCTCATAATCCGGAACCTTTAAAAGAACATTTAGGTGATATTTGTAAATTGGTAGTTGAAGAAAAAGCAGATTTTGGAATTGTAGTTGACCCGGATGTTGACCGTTTAGCTTTTATTTCTAACGATGGTGAAATGTTTGGTGAAGAATATACTTTGGTTGCAGTTGCTGATTACGTTTTAAGTAAAACTCCAGGAAATACAGTTTCAAACATGTCATCTTCTCGTGCGTTGCGTGACATTACCGAAAAACACAACGGAAGTTATAAAGCTTCGGCAGTTGGTGAAGTAAATGTTGTAGAAATGATGAAAGCAACAAATGCTGTAATTGGAGGTGAAGGGAATGGTGGAATTATCTATCCAGAAACACATTACGGTCGCGATTCGTTAGTTGGTGTTGCTTTATTTTTAACGCATTTGGCTAATATGGATCTTACGGTTGCTGAATTAAGGGCTTCGTATCCACAATATTTTATGAGCAAAAATAAAATTGAATTAACGCCTTCTATTGATGTTGATTTGATTTTAGAAAAAATGGCTGAGAAATATGCCAACGAAGAAATTACTACAATTGATGGTGTAAAAATTGATTTTGCTGAAAATTGGGCACATTTGAGAAAATCGAACACAGAACCAATTATTCGTATTTATACCGAAGCTAAAACACAAGAACTTGCAGATGCATTAGCTTTAAAAGTTATTGCAGAAATTAAAGAAATTGCAGGATTGTAA
- a CDS encoding adenylosuccinate synthetase, whose protein sequence is MKKAQIVIGLGFGDEGKGITTDYLASQKKEAIVIRFSGGQQAAHTVMIENKKHIHSSFCSGALRGLPSYISEFCTFYPIYMLNEKEELEKLNGNTKMFIHPLAKVTTPFDIYYNRKNKKNIEDGTCGKGIGTTMKRNESPFKLFATDLIGPKSMLIEKLKSISNYYGLDNSEEIKEELEFFLYAIEKLEWNIKDYTFLLNYNHLIFEGSQGILLDMDHGIFPNVTYSNTTSKNAITICNLLKIKDIEIFYVTRIYSTRHGNGWMSNETNLTLKNNQEETCIYNDFQKGLRIGNLDYELLNYALIIDGAYNLYSKKNLVVTCLDQLDIPFDSKKIKINFDSIIGSYSPYSKDFKILL, encoded by the coding sequence ATGAAAAAAGCCCAAATTGTAATTGGTTTAGGATTCGGAGATGAAGGAAAAGGAATTACAACAGATTATTTAGCTTCACAAAAAAAAGAAGCAATTGTAATTAGATTTTCAGGTGGTCAACAAGCTGCGCACACCGTGATGATTGAAAACAAAAAACACATTCATTCTAGTTTTTGTAGTGGTGCACTTAGAGGTTTACCTTCATATATTAGCGAATTCTGCACTTTTTATCCGATTTACATGCTTAATGAAAAAGAGGAACTTGAAAAACTTAACGGAAATACTAAAATGTTTATACATCCGTTAGCAAAAGTGACTACACCTTTTGATATTTATTACAATAGAAAAAATAAAAAAAATATTGAGGATGGTACTTGCGGTAAAGGAATTGGAACAACTATGAAACGTAATGAAAGTCCATTTAAACTTTTTGCTACAGATTTAATTGGACCGAAATCAATGTTAATCGAAAAATTAAAAAGCATTTCAAACTATTACGGTTTAGACAATTCTGAAGAAATTAAAGAAGAACTAGAATTTTTTCTTTATGCTATTGAAAAATTAGAATGGAACATAAAAGATTATACTTTTTTATTAAATTATAACCATTTGATTTTTGAAGGTAGTCAAGGAATTTTATTAGATATGGATCATGGAATTTTTCCGAATGTTACGTATTCAAATACAACTTCTAAAAATGCAATAACGATTTGCAATCTATTAAAAATCAAAGATATTGAGATTTTTTATGTTACACGAATATATTCTACAAGACATGGAAACGGTTGGATGAGCAATGAAACAAATCTGACTCTAAAAAACAATCAAGAAGAAACTTGTATTTATAACGATTTTCAGAAAGGATTACGAATAGGAAATTTAGATTATGAATTATTAAATTATGCGTTAATTATTGATGGTGCTTATAATTTATATTCCAAAAAAAATTTAGTTGTAACCTGTTTAGACCAATTGGATATTCCTTTCGATTCAAAAAAAATCAAAATCAACTTTGATTCAATCATAGGTTCATATTCACCTTATTCTAAAGATTTTAAAATATTATTATAA
- a CDS encoding ACP phosphodiesterase, which yields MNFLAHIYLSGNNERIKIGNFMGDGVRGKDYNNFHLDIKIGILLHREIDTFTDNHEIFRKSKRRFSAKYNHFSGIITDMIYDHFLSKNWNHYSDVALKDFAHNFYESLRKHYDELNDKTKYLLPYISERDWLYNYQFLEELQIILGQMDKRFKFDSNMKDSIFELQQDYDLFENEFTLFFNELIQFSDLKRKELENTFSV from the coding sequence ATGAATTTTTTAGCCCACATTTATTTATCAGGAAACAACGAACGTATTAAAATAGGCAATTTTATGGGAGATGGCGTTCGTGGAAAAGATTACAATAATTTTCATCTAGATATTAAAATAGGAATACTATTACATCGTGAAATAGATACTTTTACTGACAATCATGAAATATTCAGAAAGTCTAAAAGACGCTTTTCAGCTAAATACAATCATTTTTCGGGAATTATTACTGATATGATTTACGACCACTTTTTATCTAAAAACTGGAATCATTATTCGGATGTTGCGCTAAAAGATTTCGCTCATAATTTCTACGAAAGTCTTAGAAAACATTACGATGAGTTAAACGATAAAACCAAATATCTTTTACCTTATATTTCTGAAAGAGATTGGCTTTACAATTATCAGTTTTTAGAAGAGCTACAAATTATTTTAGGTCAAATGGATAAACGTTTTAAATTCGATTCTAACATGAAAGATTCTATCTTTGAACTTCAACAAGATTATGATTTATTTGAAAATGAATTCACACTTTTTTTTAATGAGTTAATCCAATTTTCCGACTTAAAACGAAAAGAATTAGAAAACACATTTTCTGTTTAA
- a CDS encoding glutathione peroxidase — translation MKSLLILGSLLILSCSNMNKELTPKPTSNQAEKMNKENIYQFKVKDIQGNDFDLASLKGKKVMIVNTASECGLTPQFEQLQSLYSEFKDQNFVIIGFPSNDFMGQDPGSNQEIATFCQKNYGVTFPMMEKIEVKGKNKNEVYKFLTEKSKNGLGDFDVEWNFQKFLINENGELERVFGPRILPNDNEIKNWIKGSNS, via the coding sequence ATGAAATCACTACTAATTTTAGGAAGTTTACTTATTTTAAGTTGTTCAAACATGAACAAAGAGTTAACTCCAAAACCAACTTCTAATCAGGCAGAAAAAATGAATAAAGAAAATATTTATCAATTCAAAGTAAAAGACATTCAAGGAAATGATTTTGATTTAGCTTCCCTAAAAGGAAAAAAAGTAATGATTGTAAACACAGCTTCGGAATGTGGTTTAACACCACAATTTGAACAATTACAAAGTTTATATTCTGAATTCAAAGATCAAAATTTTGTAATAATTGGTTTTCCTTCAAACGATTTTATGGGACAAGATCCTGGTTCTAATCAAGAAATTGCAACATTTTGTCAGAAAAATTATGGTGTAACTTTCCCGATGATGGAAAAAATTGAAGTCAAAGGAAAAAACAAAAATGAAGTTTATAAGTTCTTGACTGAAAAGTCAAAAAATGGTTTGGGAGATTTTGACGTAGAATGGAATTTTCAAAAATTCTTAATCAATGAAAATGGTGAATTGGAACGTGTTTTCGGTCCACGAATTTTGCCAAATGACAATGAAATTAAAAATTGGATAAAAGGAAGTAATTCTTAA